AGTGGGTCGGGGACTACATCGACAATCTGGACATGGAGGGCCGTTTCACGCTGACGAACATGGCGATCGAGGCGGGCGGCAAGACCGGCATCGTCGCCGTGGACGACACCACGCGGGCGTACATGAGCGCCCGTGGCGTGACACCCGAGCAGTACACCGAGTACCAGTCCGACCCGGACGCCACCTTCAAGGTGGTCGTCGAGGTGGACGCCTCGGCGGTCGAGCCGACCGTGGCGTACCCGCACATTCCCAGCAACGGGCGCGTGGCGGGCAGTGACCGGATCGCCGTGACGCACGCCTACGTGGGCAGCTGCACGAACGGCCGCATCACGGACCTGCGGGACGTGGCCCGCATCCTGAAGGGACGCCGGGTCGCGGACGGCGTGCAGATGATCGTCGTGCCCGCCACGCAGGCCATCTGGAAACAGGCGGCGCAGGAGGGCCTGCTGGAGATCTTCGTGGACGCCGGGGCGAGCGTCAGTTACCCCAGCTGCGGCGCGTGCCTGGGCATGCACTCGGGCGTGCTGGGGCCGGACGACGTGTGCATCAGCTCCAGCAACCGGAACTTCGTGGGCCGCATGGGTGACCCGACGGCGCAGATCTACCTCGCCAGCCCGGCCACCGTCGCGGCGAGCGCCGTGGCGGGCTTCATCAGCGACCCGCGCACTTACAACGACAGCATCAACGCCGCCGACTGAACGCCAGTCGCAGCGGGCCGTGAGGGGGAGGGGAGAACGTGGACCTGAACATTCTGCTGGCCGTGGCGGCCATTCACGCGGTCGTGCTGGTCATTCCGGGACCGGACGTGCTGCTGGTCAGCCAGACGGCGCTGGCCCGCACGCGGCGCGCCGCACTGCTGGCCGGGCTGGGCGTGGTGCTGGGCATCGCGTGCTGGGCGGCGCTGGCACTGCTGGGCATCGGACTGCTGTTCCAGGCGTTCCCGTGGATTCACGGCGCGGTGAGGGTCGCGGGCGGCGCGTACCTGCTGTGGATGGGCGTGACCCTCTGGCGCAGCAGCGCCCGGCCCGACTCGCAGGCCGCGCCCATCCAGGCGCCCCTGAGTGACCTCGCGGCGTTGCGGGCGGGTTTCCTGACGAACATCAGCAACCCCAAGGCCGCCGTGTTCTTCGGCAGCGTGTTCAGCGGCCTGCTCGGCACGCACGCGGGCAGCGGCCTGAAACTCGCGGCGTTCGCCGTGATCGTGGGCCTCAGCCTCGGCTGGTTCGCGCTCGTCGCGGCCGGCATGTCGACCGCGCCCATGCAGCGCGCGTACCTGCGTGCCCGCCGGGCCGTGGACCGCGTGGCGGGCACGCTGATGCTGGGGTTCGGCGCACTGCTGCTCGCGTCCCGCGAGTAGACCGTCCACGCGAGTAAGCTGGGTGAACTTATGGGTGAAGCGAAACGACGTAAACAACTGGGCCTGATGCCCACCGTGCATCCCTTCGACGCGATCATGGACGCGGACGGCACACTGACCTTCACGCGCGCCCCCGAGGACGCCGCGCACCGCGAACTGATCGCGGGCGCGCTGCAGCGCTCGCAGCCGTACGGGGCCGCGTGGGACAGCCAGTACCGCACGCTGCACGTCATGCATGGCCGCGTGGACCGCTTCCTGGAAACCGCCGAGGACGTGCAGTCCATTCCCGTGCCGGCGCTGCGCCGCCTGAGCGGCGAACTGGCGCTGGGCCGCGTGGGCGAGGGCAGCGAGACGACCGGGCGGTTCCTGCCGGTCAAGGGCGGCGCGGTGCGCCTGCGTGAAGTGCAGCACTCCGCGGACGGCACGAAGTGGGAGGCGTTCCCCGTGAACATGGACCCCCGCCGCGCCATGGAGTTCCTGCTGCAACACCCGGCCGCCACGCTGGGCGGCGAGGTCGTCGCGACCTACGTGGCCGAGCAGTGGCGCGAGGGTCGCCTGGACATCGACCCGGAACCCCCGGCCGAACTGCTGGACATGCTCGAATCGCTGGCCCGCGAGTGGCACGGCGACACCGAGCAGGGCTGGCAGGAAACCCACCTGGACGCCACCGACGGCGACGACACGGACCCCGTGCCGGTCGCGCGGCGCGTGGCCTTCGAGCTGCGCCAGCCCGCGCCGCTGCAGACGCCACTGAACCTGGCGTTCGCCACGCTGGGCAACGTGGAAGTCACCGTGAACCGCGAGAACAGCAGCTACAGCCTCGACGGGGAGACGTGGATCTCGTACGCCGACCCGGACGGCGAGGCCCGCGAGGACGCCCTGAACCTCCCGGACTTCCTGGACGTGGAGACCGTGCCCGTCCAGGTGTTCGCCGACGGCCGCGTGGAATGGGTGGACGAGGACGTGCCCGCCGAGCACGGCGAACGCCTGCGCGCCGACCTGCTGCTGGAGACCGGCGCCGGGAACCCCGCCGAGTGGGCGCAGTGGACCCGTGAACTGATGGTCCAGACCTTCGAGAGCGAACTGGTCGTCCCGGAAGGCGCCGAACTGCCCGTGCCCGTCGCGGTGCTGCTGGACGTTCCCCTGGACGCCCTGGACGACCCGGACCCGCTGGCGCAGTCGTTCATCGAGTCGGCCATCACCTTCGACGGCACCAACTGGCGCGACCTGTACGACGAGGAAGTGCCGGAAGAACTCCGCGCCTACCTGGCCAGAGACTGACGGTGCCGGGAACGCACGGCACCGAGAACTGAATTCGAACCGGGTCGGGACCGCCCGCCGAGTCCCGACCGCAAGGAGCCCCCATGCCCACCGTGCACGTATTTGCCCGTGACCACATCAACACCGACGAGATCATCCCCGCCCGGCACCTGACCACCGACGTGGAAAGCGAACTCGCCAGGTTCGCCATGGAGGACTACGACCGGGACTTCGTGAAGCGGGTCCAGCCGGGCGACATCATCGTGGCCGGCGCGGACTTCGGCTGCGGCTCCAGCCGCGAGCACGCCGTGTGGGCGCTGCGCGGCGCCGGCGTGGCCGCCGTGATCGCCCCGAACTTCGCGCGGATCTACTACCGCAACTCCATCAACAACGGCTTCCTGGCGCTGGAATGCGACGGGATCGTGCAGGCCTTCGAGGATGGTGACCCGGCCGACCTGAACCTCACGGCGGGCACCATCACGAACACCCGCACCGGGCAGAGCCTGACCTTCGTGCCGGTCCCGCAGTTCGCGCTGGACGTGCAGAAGGCCGGCGGCTGGCTGGAGTACATGAAAGAACACGACCAGGCGGCGCTGGAAGCCCAGACCCTGGCCGCCCACAGCACCCAGGCCGGTCACGGTCACCCCGGCCAGGACACCCCCCAGGAGGAACAGCATGCCTAAGATCATCACCCTGCCCGGCGACGGCATCGGCCCGGAAGTCACGGCGGCCGCCGTGCAGGTGCTGCGCGAGGTCGCGCCGGACGTGACCATCGAGGAGCACCTGATCGGCGGCGTGGCGTACGACACGCACGGCGATCCCTTCCCGCAGCCCACCCGCGACGCCCTGAAGGACGCCGACGCGGTCCTGCTGGGCACGGTCGGCGGCGCGCAGGACAGCGCCTGGAACCTGCTGCCCCGCCACCTGCGCCCGGAAAGCGGCCTGCTGGCGCTGCGCAAGGCGCTCGGCTGCTACGCCAACCTGCGCCCGGTGCGCGTGCAGCCCGGCCTGGAACACCTGTCCCCGCTGAAGCCGGAACTGGCGCGCGGCGTGGACATCCTGATCGTGCGTGAACTGCTGGGCGGCGTGTACTTCGACGGCGACCGCAAGATCGACGGCGACACCGCCTACAACACCATGCGCTACACCACCCCCGAGGTCGAGCGGGTCGCGCGGGTCGCCTTCTGGGCCGCCGAGCAGCGCCGGGGCCGCGTGACCAGCGTCGACAAGGCCAACGTGCTGGAGGTCAGCGAACTGTGGCGCCGGGACGTGACTGCCCTGCGTGACCGCGAGTACCGCGGCATTCACCTGAACCACGAGTACGTGGACTCGGTGGCCATGCTGATCGTCTCGGACCCCAGCCGCTACGACGTGATCGTCACCGAGAACCTGTTCGGGGACATCCTCAGCGACCTCGCGGCCGTCATTCCCGGCAGCCTCGGCCTGATGCCCAGCGCCAGTCTGGGCGACGGCGCCGGCCTGTTCGAACCCATCCACGGCAGCGCCCCCGACATTGCCGGGAAGGGGATCGCGAACCCCGCCGCCGCGATCATGAGCGCCGGGATGCTCCTGCGGCACGGCCTGAAACGCCCGGACGCCGCCAACCAGATCGACCGGGCCGTGGCCCTCGCGCTGCGCGCCCAGCCCACCCGCGACCTGGGCGGCGCGGCCGACACGCAGACCTTCACGCGCGCCGTCATGAGCGCCCTGGAAAGCTCGCCCGCCGTCGGGTAAGCGGGAGCACCGCCCAGGGCAGCGGGGAGGGGGCAGGGGAGACGCGAATCCCCCCGCTCCCTCCCCGCTGCCCCGCTCAGCGCAGGCGCTCGCGTTCCAGCTGCTGGATGCGCCGCTCGAGTTCCTGCGTGCGGCCCCGCTCGCTGTCGTCCCCGAACTGCCGCGCCAGGAACAGGACCAGCGCGATCAGCCCCACGACGACACTCAGGACGGTCAGCAGCAGCAGCAGGTTAGGCAGGCCCGGGGTTGGCATGCCCGCAGCTTAGGGGCGGCGCGCGCCAGGCGTTGCCGCAATTGCCACAGGGACCCTGTTCAGGAACACTTCACGCGGCGCATCCTGTGGGCATGAGTGACCCCGCCGTGACCTTCCCCGCCCCGGCCCGCATTCCGTACCCCGGCGGCTGCGTGCTGGAACCCGGCCCGTACGCACTGGACTACCTGCTGAAATGGCGGGCCGACGTGACCGTGGCCGGCACCCACCACCCGGACACGCCGGTGTACCCGCTGCTGCGCGCCCTGCTGGCCGACCCGGCCGCGCACGGCCTGAGCCGCGCCGACGCCGAGGCGGCCCGCGACCGCTTCCTGGACCTGGCCGGGCAGGCCCTGAGTGCCGAGGGTGGACAGCGCGCGTGGCTGGAACGCGAATTCCGCTGACGCGGGACGCACCGGGCGAACTGGACGGCTGGCCGGATGACCTGAGCCTCGCGGCCGCCCACCCCGGTGAGACGCGCCACGCACTCGTGGCCCGCACCCTGCGCGACGCCGTGACCGCCGGCCGCCTGCCCGAGGGCACCCGCCTGCCCGGGCACCGCCGGCTCGCCCAGCGGCTCGGCGTGTCCCGCAACACCCTGGTGGACGCCCTGACGCAGCTGCACGCCGAGGGGTACGTGCGCCCGCGCGGCCGCAGCGGCACCGTGATCAGCGTCCCGGCGCTGCGCGGCCCCGCCCGGGTGGACGCCCCGCCGCTGCCGCTGAGCGCCTGGGCGGTCCGCGCCCTCCAGGGACAGGTGCAGGAGGCCGGCGGTGACACCTTCGCCGTGGATTTCCGGGTGGGGCAGCCCGTCCCGGACCTGTACCCGGAGGCCGCCTGGACGCAGGCGCTGGCCCGCCGGGCCGCGCAGGTCACGCACGCCCACGCCCACGATCCCCTCGGGCCGGTCGAGACGCGCCGCGCCCTGGCCGCCTACCTGAGTGCCGAACGGGGCGCGCGCGTCACGCCGGACATGGTGATGCTGACCGGCGGCACCCAGTCCGCGCTGGACGCCCTGGCCCGCGTGTTCCTGGAACCCGGCCGGCTGGTCGCCGCCGAGAACCCCACGTATGCCGGGGCGCGCGCCGCGCTGGCCGCCACCGGCGCGGAGGTGACGGGCGTCCCGGTGGACGCCGAGGGCCTGCGGACCGATGACCTGCCGGCCCGGGCGACCCTGGTGTACGTCACGCCCGGCTGCCAGTACCCCACGGCCGTCAGCCTGAGTGCCGCGCGCCGGCAGGCGCTGATCGCCTGGGCGACCGGCGTCAACGCCTTCATCCTGGAAGACGACTACGCCGCCGACCTGCACCTGACCTCCCGCCCGCCCCCGGTCCTGCAGGGGCTCGCGCCGGACCGCGTGATCCTGCTCGGGTCGTTCAGCAAGAGTCTGGCGCCCGTGACCCGCAGCGGGTTCCTGGTGGCCCCGCCGGACGTGCTGCGCGTCCTGACCGGCACCCGCCCCCTGACCGACCGGCTGCCCGGCCGCCTGGACGCCCTGGCCCTGGCGGACGTGCTGGGTTCCGGCGCGTACGCCCGGCACCTGCGCCGCGCCCGGGGTGTCGTCGCGCACCGGCAGGAGACGCTGGTGGCCGAACTGCGCGCCGCCCTGCCTGACTGGACGGTCACGCCGGTCGCCTCGGGCCTGCACCTGTACCTGCCGCTGCCGGCCCCCTGGACCGAGGAGGCCGTCCTGACGAGCGCCGCCGCGCAGGGCGTGGCCCTGAGTCCCGTCTCGCCGCTCGCCGCGGGCGGGCACGTTCCGGCGGTGCTGCTGGGGTTCGCGGGCCTGCCCCTGGACCTGCTGCGGGACGGTGCGCGGCGGCTGGGCGCGGCCCTGCAGGCCGGCTGATACGGACTGCGATTGAATGGCTTACAAAGCCGTTCAATCCGAGCGAAGCGAGTAGGAACTGGGCGGGTTCCGGACGTGGAGTTGACAGATCGGTGGTGTTCCGATCTGGGAACGAAACAAACGGAATCCGGCTGATACGGACTGCGTTGCGGCCTCCAGTCCCACGCCCGGAGGCCGTATGGGCTTCCGCGCGGCCTGGGGACTGCCCCCAGGCGGGGGCGGGAGTGGGGGCGGGGGCGGCCTTCCGGCACACACGCGGTGGGCCGCGCGGTAGACTGCGCGCAATGCGCCTGCTGCTCGCCGCCCTGGCCCTGGTCCTGACGTTGATGTATTTCACGTTCGGTCTACGCTTCGGGTATGTCACCCTGACGCCCACGTACATGCTGAACGCCAGCGGCGAGAACCGCTACGGCCTGAACATCTTCGAGGACCGCAAGATGATCGGCGTGCGCGGCTCCTGCGACGTGCGTTCCGGCACGGCCACCGTGCGCCTGCTGGACCCCAGGGGTATTCAGGTGGCCGGTCAGGTCTGCCCGAAGGGCACGTGGGGCCTGAACGTCATGACGACTGGCCCGGAGGGGAAATACCAGCTGATCGTGGAATTCTCTAAATTCACCGGAACGATCGATCTGAAAGAGGCGCGCGAGTAGGGAACACCCCGCCGCCGGCAGGGCGTTCAGGGAATACCCACGAATTTCTCATAGCCGCTGACCGCCGCGGCCCGCTAGGGTCAGGGTCCTCATGAATGCCGCCTTCCCCGCCGACCTGCTGGACGCTCCCGAACGGGACGACCTGCTGATCGGCGAACCGGCTCCCCGTCCGCTTCCCGGGGACCCGCCGCTCCCCTGTCTCCCGACCCGGACGGACAGCCTGACCGGGCCTGTCCGTCCGGGGGAAGTGACGACGCCGGGAGGGCGAGAACCGGGCTCCGGGCTGGGCGCGGACCCCCCGGTGCAGTCCGGGAGGGACCGAGAGACCGGCGGACACTCCATCCGCCCGGAGGTCCTGGCACGCGCCCGCCGCTGGGCGACCTTCTACCCCACCGGGGACGTGCTGATCGACCCGCACGGACAGGTCGCGCCGCAGCCGCGCGACCAGATGCGCCTCAGCGTTCACCTGTACGCCGTGACCCGCCGGCACCTGGACGGCATCCGCCTGGACGAGGGCGCCATGATGGCCCGCATGCGCACCCTCGCAGAGCTGGAGGGCGCTCCCCGCGCCCCGCTCAGCCCGGTCGACGTCCTGCTCAGCCGCCTCGGCTGAACCGGGACCCGGGCTCAGCCCAGCAGGGCGCGCAGGCCCCGGCGCGGCCGGGGAAAGCGGGCGGCCTGCACCTGCGCGGCGAAGTCCTCCAGGATGGCCTGCAGCTCCTGCGCCTCGCCGCGCAGGCGGGCGCTGATGGCCTGCACCTGCGCGTCGCGTTCCTGCTCCCAGTGGTGCAGGACCCGTTCGTTCAGGCGGGCGTGGTCGGGGCTGGTCACGTCGCGCGGCGGGGCGAGGCGGTCGCGGGCGAGTTCCAGGTACGCCACGTGGTCGGTCGCGCGGGCGGCGGCACCCAGGGCGCCCTGCGCCTTGAGCTGCGCCACGCGCGCCGCGAGGCGTTCACGTTCCAGCACGGCGCGGGCACGTTCGCGGCCCTGCATCAGCGCGGCCCCGGCGGCCATGCCCACCAGCGCGAGCGTGAAGGTCAGCAGCGACCAGTGCTGCGGGGCGCCGCTCTGCTCGGGCGCGGCGCTCAGGTCGGTCAGTTGACCCTGCTGCGCGGCGTTCGCGGCGATCTCGGCCGTGACGCGCAGGATGCCGTCCCAGTTCAGGAACCCCTCCACGCCCAGGTACAGCGCCGTGACGGCCAGGATGCCCCCGGTGTACGCACGCGGGTGGGCCATGCCGGGCGTGCCGGGCGCGAGCTTGGCGCGGTACGCGAGTTCATCCACCAGCCACAGCAGCAGCACGCTGAACATCACCCCGGCCGTCAGGGCGATCAGGGTCAGGTACAGCCGGGATTCCGGGTTGAACAGCAGGTTGATGCTGACGCCGCTGATGATGCCCACGAAGAACTTGCTGAACACCGCGAACGCATTGAACACGCGTTTGCTGCCGCTCCTCTGTTCGGGCGGACGGACGGCGTGACCCTCGCGGGCCAGCGTCATGACGGCCTGCTGGGTGTACAGGTCCTCGGCGCTGGTCGTGTCCGGGCGGGCGCCACTGGCGATCAGCGCGTCGAACCGCTCGGCGCGGGCCTGCTCGATGGCGGCCGTGGCGGCCTCATAGTCGCGTTCCACGCTGCTGCTGGCGGCGTTCATGAACGCCAGGTGCTCCTGCTGCCGCCCCCAGCTGGTTCGCACGCCCACGCCCGTCTCGGCCAGCACGCGGGTCAGGGCGGCGCGCGCCTGCGCGTGGTTCACGCGGTATCCCTCGACGTTCAGGTGCAGCAGCCGGGCGCGGCTGTTCAGGGCCGCGCGGGTCGCCTCGTCCGGGATCAGGCTCAGTTCGCCGCGCAGGTCCCCCAGCAGCTCCGCGAACTGCTGCGGGTGCAGGACCGGCAGGAACGACTCGGCGCTCAGCGGTTCCGGGCGGGGCAGCGCCGCCTCGTACAGGCGCGGGTCGAAGTCCGCCAGGTCGTCCTGGGGGGGAGCGGACGGCCCGTCGGTCTGCGCGTGTCCCGCTGCCCCGGCGCCGGTGGCATCGTTGGGGGCATCGTTCCGGGCGGCCTCCCCCACGAATTCCAGGTCCACGGTGCCCAGGTCCGGGCCGCTGAGGGTCACGCGTGACAGGGGTCGGGTGGTCGGGGGGCTGGTGCTCGGGGGGCTGGGGTCGCCCGGGCTGGTGGGGTCGCCTGGGCGGGTCACCGGCGGGCCGCCTTCACGGCCGACGCGAAGGTCGGGTACACGTTCGACAGGTCGTATGCGCCCGCCAGCAGCACGCGCCGGTCACTGGCCGAGGCGCCCAGCGCCTTCACGAACGAGTCGCGGACCGACACGCCGCCCGCCCCGGCTTCCGGGCTGAGGCCCGCCACGAACAGCGTCCGGGTGGTCTTCGCTCCCAGCAGCGTGCGGGTCACGCCGCCCAGTCCGGCGCGGCCGGGGTCGTCGAGCAGCGCGCCGTCCGTGAACAGCACGACCACGTCGTTCACCTTCGCGGTCTGCGCGGCGCGCCCGGCGGCCCGGGTCAGGCCGGCCGTGATGGCACTCCCGCGCCCCGCGCAGGGTCTGGTGAGCGCGGTGGTGTAGCGCAGGATGTCGGCCCTGGCCATGCGCGCCCCGTTCTTCGAGCTGAACGTGAAGTCCGCGACGGTCTGCACGCCGTCGCACACGCGCAGCAGGGTCAGGGTGTCGCCGCTGCGCAGCTGGTTGAGCATCACGCTCTGCGCGAGCAGCCGCGCCTGATCCGCGTACCGGAAGGCGGGATTCTTGCTGCTGCCGGTCATGTCCACCGCGACCGTCAGGTGCAGCGGCGGCGTGGACAGGCCCAGCAGCGTCGAGGCGCTCATGGCCGGAACCGGCAGGGACAGGGCGGACAGGGACAGGGCGGACAGCAGGGCAGGGGTCACAGGCATGGGCACTCCAGAAGGCAGGCGGGCAGGGCCGCCGGAAAGACAGGGGCAGGGGAGACGCGGCGCCGCGAACGGACGTTCACGGCGCCACCGGGGCCGGGTTGCGCGGGTTCAGGCCGGGAATCGGGACGGCGGCGCCCGCCACGCGCGTCACGCCGGGCGGCGCGTCCAGACTGCGGCGCTCGTGCGGCAACTCACGCAGCAGCGCCACCTCGCGGCAGGCGGTCTGCTCGCGGTACAGCGTGACCGGCACGCTCTGACGGCCCTCGGGATCGCCGATCCACACCGCCATGGCGTACTGCGGGGTGACGGCCGCGCACCAGGTGTCGTTCAC
Above is a genomic segment from Deinococcus depolymerans containing:
- a CDS encoding homoaconitate hydratase family protein; the protein is MGMTIAEKILAAHSGHDAVVPGQLIECATDWVLCHEITTPAALRMLEERGMDRVFNPDQIVAVPDHSVPAMNIKAAKMYQKLKSWVQEKGIKHFYDVGRGGIAHVVLENTGLMKPGQTLVSGDSHTCNAGALGAFATGVGSTDLAGAIYAGKVWFKVPETMLIRVTGQTQPGVTPKDIVLEVIKRIGADGANYMVMEWVGDYIDNLDMEGRFTLTNMAIEAGGKTGIVAVDDTTRAYMSARGVTPEQYTEYQSDPDATFKVVVEVDASAVEPTVAYPHIPSNGRVAGSDRIAVTHAYVGSCTNGRITDLRDVARILKGRRVADGVQMIVVPATQAIWKQAAQEGLLEIFVDAGASVSYPSCGACLGMHSGVLGPDDVCISSSNRNFVGRMGDPTAQIYLASPATVAASAVAGFISDPRTYNDSINAAD
- a CDS encoding LysE family transporter, whose protein sequence is MDLNILLAVAAIHAVVLVIPGPDVLLVSQTALARTRRAALLAGLGVVLGIACWAALALLGIGLLFQAFPWIHGAVRVAGGAYLLWMGVTLWRSSARPDSQAAPIQAPLSDLAALRAGFLTNISNPKAAVFFGSVFSGLLGTHAGSGLKLAAFAVIVGLSLGWFALVAAGMSTAPMQRAYLRARRAVDRVAGTLMLGFGALLLASRE
- a CDS encoding 3-isopropylmalate dehydratase small subunit, with the protein product MPTVHVFARDHINTDEIIPARHLTTDVESELARFAMEDYDRDFVKRVQPGDIIVAGADFGCGSSREHAVWALRGAGVAAVIAPNFARIYYRNSINNGFLALECDGIVQAFEDGDPADLNLTAGTITNTRTGQSLTFVPVPQFALDVQKAGGWLEYMKEHDQAALEAQTLAAHSTQAGHGHPGQDTPQEEQHA
- the leuB gene encoding 3-isopropylmalate dehydrogenase codes for the protein MPKIITLPGDGIGPEVTAAAVQVLREVAPDVTIEEHLIGGVAYDTHGDPFPQPTRDALKDADAVLLGTVGGAQDSAWNLLPRHLRPESGLLALRKALGCYANLRPVRVQPGLEHLSPLKPELARGVDILIVRELLGGVYFDGDRKIDGDTAYNTMRYTTPEVERVARVAFWAAEQRRGRVTSVDKANVLEVSELWRRDVTALRDREYRGIHLNHEYVDSVAMLIVSDPSRYDVIVTENLFGDILSDLAAVIPGSLGLMPSASLGDGAGLFEPIHGSAPDIAGKGIANPAAAIMSAGMLLRHGLKRPDAANQIDRAVALALRAQPTRDLGGAADTQTFTRAVMSALESSPAVG
- a CDS encoding PLP-dependent aminotransferase family protein, with the protein product MAGTRIPLTRDAPGELDGWPDDLSLAAAHPGETRHALVARTLRDAVTAGRLPEGTRLPGHRRLAQRLGVSRNTLVDALTQLHAEGYVRPRGRSGTVISVPALRGPARVDAPPLPLSAWAVRALQGQVQEAGGDTFAVDFRVGQPVPDLYPEAAWTQALARRAAQVTHAHAHDPLGPVETRRALAAYLSAERGARVTPDMVMLTGGTQSALDALARVFLEPGRLVAAENPTYAGARAALAATGAEVTGVPVDAEGLRTDDLPARATLVYVTPGCQYPTAVSLSAARRQALIAWATGVNAFILEDDYAADLHLTSRPPPVLQGLAPDRVILLGSFSKSLAPVTRSGFLVAPPDVLRVLTGTRPLTDRLPGRLDALALADVLGSGAYARHLRRARGVVAHRQETLVAELRAALPDWTVTPVASGLHLYLPLPAPWTEEAVLTSAAAQGVALSPVSPLAAGGHVPAVLLGFAGLPLDLLRDGARRLGAALQAG
- a CDS encoding VWA domain-containing protein produces the protein MPVTPALLSALSLSALSLPVPAMSASTLLGLSTPPLHLTVAVDMTGSSKNPAFRYADQARLLAQSVMLNQLRSGDTLTLLRVCDGVQTVADFTFSSKNGARMARADILRYTTALTRPCAGRGSAITAGLTRAAGRAAQTAKVNDVVVLFTDGALLDDPGRAGLGGVTRTLLGAKTTRTLFVAGLSPEAGAGGVSVRDSFVKALGASASDRRVLLAGAYDLSNVYPTFASAVKAARR